A window of the Pyrodictium abyssi genome harbors these coding sequences:
- a CDS encoding FeoA family protein, which translates to MAQNERPRGVVTLDVMPPGSRARVVRIDAGTRALRRIIEMGITPGTVVEVVGSYGGPILVRVRGVVLALGRGVARKILVEPL; encoded by the coding sequence TTGGCTCAGAACGAGAGGCCTAGGGGCGTCGTTACTCTAGACGTGATGCCGCCTGGATCACGTGCACGCGTAGTGCGTATAGATGCTGGTACAAGGGCGCTCCGGCGGATAATAGAGATGGGGATTACTCCCGGCACTGTCGTAGAGGTTGTGGGGAGCTATGGTGGCCCGATACTGGTGCGGGTCCGGGGCGTAGTGCTTGCGCTAGGGAGGGGTGTGGCCCGGAAGATACTTGTTGAGCCGCTCTAG
- a CDS encoding RsmB/NOP family class I SAM-dependent RNA methyltransferase, with amino-acid sequence MLSRVEAKLYSLRYVVEKLRPRVPRGLLNALCLGVLRNYRLLVRGLRYCGYRGQVRGRPEGWLPLVGAYEAMFRRDAVPLDRVVEATGLPRDVAECLRRAEPRDIVSGLEGLERLAVLYSLPLWVVEKLAELNPPGGLEALLKSLQKPTPMWIRFNKGRLTLGQAIELLSRAGIRAEPDPVLDDVVEAIEVEPGAPERLDPRLFYIQDRAAALAAHVLGDPGRLILDAFSAPGNKLAHVMWRSGPRAAVAVEISPRRLLDEKRLLRRQGAALADLVAGDATRPPLRPGSATSALVDPDCTSMGRLGHSPETRLFLERAGPRIVEKLQKLQKAGLRAALASVKPGSRVVYMTCTLTRDENEDVVRAVVEEGLAELEEAQPLIGVWSPWLPGAQRIYPHISRSTGGFIAVLRRA; translated from the coding sequence GTGCTCAGCAGGGTCGAGGCTAAACTCTACTCGCTGCGCTACGTAGTCGAGAAGCTGCGCCCACGGGTGCCCCGGGGTCTCCTCAACGCGCTGTGCCTGGGCGTACTCCGTAACTATCGGCTCCTGGTGCGGGGGCTCCGCTACTGCGGCTACCGCGGCCAGGTGCGCGGCCGCCCCGAGGGCTGGCTCCCGCTGGTGGGAGCCTACGAGGCTATGTTCCGGCGCGATGCTGTGCCGCTCGACCGCGTCGTGGAGGCCACTGGGCTCCCGCGGGACGTAGCCGAGTGCCTAAGGAGGGCCGAGCCCAGGGACATTGTCTCCGGCCTGGAAGGGCTAGAGAGGCTCGCAGTGCTCTACAGCCTGCCCCTCTGGGTGGTCGAGAAGCTCGCGGAGCTAAACCCGCCAGGCGGTCTCGAGGCGCTCCTCAAGAGCCTCCAGAAGCCGACGCCCATGTGGATACGCTTCAACAAGGGAAGGCTCACACTGGGCCAGGCGATCGAGCTCCTCTCCAGGGCCGGGATACGAGCAGAACCCGACCCAGTACTAGACGATGTAGTCGAGGCCATCGAGGTGGAGCCCGGCGCGCCCGAGCGGCTAGACCCAAGGCTCTTCTACATACAGGACCGGGCCGCTGCACTCGCTGCCCACGTCCTAGGGGATCCTGGCAGACTCATCCTAGACGCCTTCAGCGCGCCGGGCAACAAGCTGGCTCACGTCATGTGGCGGAGCGGCCCCAGAGCCGCCGTGGCCGTGGAGATATCGCCGCGGCGCCTCCTAGACGAGAAGCGCCTCCTCCGGCGACAGGGCGCTGCTCTAGCCGACCTGGTGGCTGGCGACGCCACCAGGCCGCCGCTTAGACCGGGCTCGGCCACGTCTGCGCTAGTGGACCCGGACTGTACTAGTATGGGCCGTCTCGGCCACAGCCCCGAGACCCGGCTGTTCCTCGAGCGCGCCGGGCCCAGGATAGTCGAGAAGCTACAAAAGCTACAGAAGGCTGGACTACGCGCCGCCCTAGCTAGCGTCAAGCCAGGCTCCAGGGTAGTCTACATGACGTGTACTCTCACGCGCGACGAGAACGAGGACGTGGTCAGAGCCGTGGTTGAGGAGGGACTCGCCGAGCTCGAGGAAGCCCAGCCCCTCATAGGTGTCTGGAGCCCATGGCTACCCGGAGCCCAGCGCATCTACCCACACATATCCAGGTCCACAGGGGGCTTCATAGCAGTGCTACGCCGGGCCTAG
- a CDS encoding NAD(P)-dependent oxidoreductase codes for MGYRVLIIGGIGYLGYNLALEHSSGGDTVYVVARRSSAEKRPLLFEELKQLTERILLTSTLHDPADIQGSIDSVGCPDIAYMAVGKLQGTREELMEANAVIPKRWAELLSRRCIDALYVYISNTLAVGDASKCAQNGRVVEEAPHLRGCRPVGPHGLSKMEGERNVMSVCRRTRLSVAILRPGLLVGRWCYHDEWRILYRLARLHIRISGGPFIHAAPARDIAVASRLLRDRMGDKFCGWFYATPWRGRLGELHRLLHSHLGVRGSMPLPLPRLPRVRLPGLPEILAEYSAQQRLVFEPYALNELGMEWRSIDEAVREAAEWLKNYMGEKL; via the coding sequence ATGGGCTACCGTGTGCTGATAATAGGCGGTATAGGCTACCTTGGCTATAACCTCGCGCTAGAGCATAGCAGCGGCGGCGACACTGTATACGTGGTGGCTAGGAGGTCGAGTGCGGAGAAACGCCCCCTGCTCTTCGAGGAGCTGAAGCAGCTAACGGAGAGGATACTCCTAACGTCGACCCTGCACGACCCCGCCGATATCCAGGGGAGCATAGACAGCGTTGGATGCCCGGACATAGCATACATGGCTGTAGGCAAGCTCCAGGGGACCAGAGAGGAGCTAATGGAAGCTAACGCTGTTATACCGAAGAGGTGGGCGGAGCTGCTGTCGCGGCGCTGCATTGACGCGCTATACGTCTACATCAGCAACACACTAGCCGTGGGAGACGCGAGCAAATGTGCACAGAACGGCCGCGTGGTAGAGGAGGCCCCACATCTACGGGGCTGTAGGCCGGTAGGCCCCCACGGCTTGTCGAAGATGGAGGGCGAGCGCAACGTGATGTCTGTGTGCCGGCGTACCCGGCTAAGCGTGGCAATACTCCGCCCCGGGCTGCTGGTAGGACGCTGGTGCTACCACGACGAGTGGCGCATCCTGTACCGGCTCGCCAGGCTCCATATAAGGATAAGCGGTGGCCCCTTCATCCACGCCGCGCCGGCCCGAGACATAGCGGTAGCCTCGCGGCTCCTGCGGGACCGTATGGGCGACAAGTTCTGCGGCTGGTTCTACGCGACACCCTGGCGAGGCAGGCTAGGCGAGCTGCATAGGCTCCTGCACAGCCACCTCGGGGTTAGGGGCTCCATGCCGCTCCCACTGCCCCGGCTCCCGCGCGTCAGACTGCCCGGGCTGCCCGAGATACTAGCCGAGTACAGCGCACAGCAACGCCTAGTCTTCGAGCCCTACGCGCTAAACGAGCTAGGCATGGAGTGGCGTAGTATAGATGAGGCGGTACGCGAGGCGGCAGAGTGGCTCAAAAACTACATGGGGGAGAAGCTCTAG
- the amrA gene encoding AmmeMemoRadiSam system protein A produces MAGQIRPEELSFEEGAYLVRLARRSVEHHLRHGGKMPVPSDAPPRLMRPGAAFVTITTYYGPESRELRGCIGYVQPVKSLVETVIDVAVEAAFNDPRFPPLNPDELPRVTFEVSVLGPLEPLPRDPEERPKSFTIGRHGLVARRGLFQGLLLPEVPVEYLWDPETFLAETCVKASMAPSCWLDPDTEFYRFSGRAWREKTPLGEIEERDLAEEYQQLLQRYLRG; encoded by the coding sequence ATGGCTGGGCAGATTCGCCCGGAGGAGCTAAGCTTCGAGGAAGGCGCCTACCTCGTAAGGCTCGCGCGGCGGAGTGTAGAGCACCATCTCAGGCATGGCGGGAAGATGCCGGTACCCAGTGACGCCCCGCCCCGGCTCATGAGGCCGGGGGCAGCCTTCGTCACTATAACCACGTACTATGGCCCCGAGTCCCGCGAGCTGCGGGGCTGCATAGGCTACGTCCAGCCGGTGAAGAGCCTCGTAGAGACTGTGATAGACGTAGCCGTGGAGGCGGCGTTCAACGACCCAAGGTTCCCGCCCCTCAACCCCGACGAGCTGCCCCGTGTGACATTCGAGGTGAGCGTCCTCGGGCCCCTCGAGCCGCTGCCCCGAGACCCAGAGGAGAGACCCAAGAGCTTCACGATAGGCCGCCACGGGCTGGTGGCACGCCGGGGGCTCTTCCAGGGCCTCCTCCTCCCCGAGGTCCCGGTAGAGTATCTATGGGACCCGGAGACATTCCTAGCCGAGACCTGCGTCAAGGCTAGCATGGCGCCTAGCTGCTGGCTCGACCCCGATACCGAGTTCTACAGGTTCAGCGGGCGCGCTTGGCGCGAGAAGACGCCGCTAGGCGAGATAGAGGAACGTGACCTAGCGGAGGAGTACCAGCAGCTACTCCAGCGCTACCTACGCGGCTAG
- a CDS encoding DNA-binding protein, which produces MARRQRRQQVVAPPALTVEGGELYLISIRPVYAYQIFRSRKKFELRRNAAGRIPEGAVMVVYASGNVRAIIGEFTVGRVIEGTAEQVWRKVMEQPDAGVGGDAWHYIRGAQRAMALEVQNPVMYPRRVTLEEIRRVIPGWNPPLSYKQLREGEPVYELIIRRLRRLAGLEPDYEEEPAVEA; this is translated from the coding sequence TTGGCTAGGAGGCAGCGCCGGCAGCAGGTGGTAGCGCCCCCAGCGCTCACAGTGGAGGGCGGAGAACTCTACCTCATATCGATACGGCCGGTCTACGCCTACCAGATATTCCGGTCCCGGAAGAAGTTCGAGCTACGCCGCAACGCGGCCGGCAGGATACCGGAAGGCGCAGTAATGGTAGTCTACGCGTCGGGGAACGTCCGGGCGATAATAGGCGAGTTCACAGTAGGCCGGGTAATCGAGGGCACGGCTGAGCAGGTATGGCGCAAGGTAATGGAGCAGCCTGACGCGGGTGTGGGCGGCGACGCGTGGCACTACATACGGGGCGCCCAGCGCGCAATGGCGCTCGAGGTCCAGAACCCCGTAATGTACCCGCGTCGTGTGACCCTGGAGGAGATACGCAGGGTAATACCGGGCTGGAACCCGCCGCTCAGCTACAAGCAGCTCCGCGAGGGCGAGCCCGTCTACGAGCTCATTATACGCAGGCTGCGCCGCCTAGCAGGCCTCGAGCCGGACTACGAGGAGGAACCGGCCGTGGAGGCCTAG
- a CDS encoding OBG GTPase family GTP-binding protein, whose amino-acid sequence MPANLPPEAQAKLAKYSEAKTIEDKIKALEEFLSAVPKHKGVENLLLWAKRRLAELREELEEQRRKKKGGGGPRIFIEKEGAAQIAVIGPPNTGKSLLVHRLTGARTRVADYPFATTLPTPGMLPYKDIYFQLVDTPPLSEDAPQYIPRIAGIARNADAVIVVVSLEEDALEQYKLVRDILAEHGVFIEKPRGTVRIEKGGEHGVQVLGTGRILDGTVKDVERVLSRYRIYRAKVYIEGEVTLDDIEMAVLRSSVYRPAIVLANKADVPGAAESYRRLYEYLAGRREKSVWLLPVSARTGYNLDKLGELLFRRLDVIRVYTKRPNSEPSKTPVVLRRGATVRDLATKIHSDLLEYFEYAKVWGPSAKYPGERVGLDHVLEDGDIVEIHSRR is encoded by the coding sequence GTGCCAGCCAACTTGCCGCCAGAGGCGCAGGCTAAGCTTGCAAAGTACTCTGAGGCCAAGACCATCGAGGACAAGATAAAGGCCCTCGAAGAGTTCCTCTCGGCTGTGCCGAAGCATAAGGGCGTGGAGAACCTCCTACTATGGGCTAAGCGCCGCCTAGCAGAGCTACGTGAGGAGCTAGAGGAGCAGAGGAGGAAGAAGAAGGGGGGCGGCGGGCCGCGGATATTCATCGAGAAGGAGGGGGCGGCGCAGATAGCTGTCATAGGGCCGCCTAACACGGGGAAGAGCCTACTGGTACACCGGCTTACCGGGGCAAGGACCCGTGTAGCCGACTACCCCTTCGCTACGACCCTGCCCACGCCCGGCATGCTGCCCTACAAGGATATCTACTTCCAGCTTGTCGATACTCCTCCTCTCTCCGAGGACGCGCCACAGTATATACCCCGTATAGCTGGTATAGCGCGTAACGCTGACGCCGTGATAGTCGTCGTGAGCCTAGAGGAGGACGCCCTGGAGCAGTACAAGCTCGTGAGGGACATCCTAGCCGAGCACGGAGTGTTCATAGAGAAGCCACGGGGTACTGTGCGTATAGAGAAGGGCGGCGAGCACGGCGTACAAGTGCTGGGCACCGGGAGGATACTAGACGGCACGGTCAAGGATGTCGAGAGGGTCCTATCCCGCTACAGGATATACAGGGCCAAGGTCTACATAGAGGGTGAGGTGACGCTAGACGACATCGAGATGGCTGTGCTGCGGAGTAGCGTCTACCGTCCAGCCATAGTCCTGGCTAATAAGGCCGACGTGCCGGGCGCTGCCGAGAGCTACCGTAGGCTCTACGAGTACCTCGCCGGGAGGCGAGAGAAGAGCGTCTGGCTGCTCCCGGTCTCCGCCCGGACCGGCTACAACCTGGATAAGCTAGGCGAGCTTCTCTTCCGCCGCCTCGACGTGATAAGGGTCTACACGAAGAGGCCTAACAGCGAGCCGAGCAAAACCCCAGTGGTGCTGCGCCGCGGTGCCACTGTGCGTGACCTCGCTACGAAGATACACAGTGACCTGCTAGAGTACTTCGAGTACGCGAAGGTGTGGGGCCCCTCCGCCAAGTATCCCGGGGAGAGGGTTGGCCTGGACCACGTGCTGGAGGACGGCGACATAGTGGAGATTCACTCGCGCCGCTAG
- a CDS encoding MATE family efflux transporter, which produces MGGNRGGDISRLRERVLHTENLPRLLLWLAAPLIVSGSVEALYQVVDTFWLSRLGSAALGTPIVSWPYRGILGSVGFGLASSVSALAGQYIGAGRFDRASRVVGSILGILLAIGIPASLVLAAGLNIYLEAMKVPDDIRPLAAVYITVTVLTIPLTYIYMVFSFALAAAGNTRTPTKISIASTVTNAVLDPILIFWAGMGVLGAALATAAATALSAGYAVYSFATGRHGYYIRPTDLAPEKSLLPTILRVSGPLVAQRLGTNLGFVFMVRIISGLSTPVVAAYSIGQVILNIDHVIVMPIVRATGIVVAQSLGAGMTRRSRRTVLAGGLIIAGATLAYIAVLLILRDRFISLFTSDPQVAAAARNMLTIFAPSIIGFNMFMLANVVARSSGHTVFMSLLGIARLWLLRVPLSWLLAYRLGLGDRGLWTGMAISNYVTGAIALAWLAKRNWAKAVIDKSVIMSAGIGGK; this is translated from the coding sequence ATGGGAGGAAACAGAGGCGGCGACATCTCTAGACTAAGAGAGCGCGTACTCCACACAGAGAACCTGCCACGGCTACTACTATGGCTAGCAGCGCCGCTCATCGTGTCCGGGAGCGTCGAAGCCCTATACCAGGTAGTGGACACCTTCTGGCTCTCCAGGCTGGGCAGTGCAGCACTAGGCACGCCCATTGTGTCGTGGCCCTACCGCGGCATACTCGGAAGCGTAGGCTTTGGCCTAGCCAGCTCGGTATCGGCGCTAGCAGGCCAGTACATAGGAGCTGGACGCTTCGACCGGGCGTCACGCGTTGTTGGCAGCATCCTGGGAATACTGCTGGCTATAGGCATACCGGCATCACTCGTCCTCGCTGCAGGCCTTAACATCTACCTAGAGGCTATGAAGGTCCCAGACGACATACGTCCCCTGGCAGCTGTGTACATAACGGTGACAGTACTAACGATACCGCTGACCTACATATACATGGTGTTCTCGTTCGCACTTGCAGCAGCAGGAAACACGCGAACACCTACAAAGATAAGCATAGCCTCGACGGTGACCAACGCTGTACTGGACCCAATACTCATCTTCTGGGCCGGCATGGGCGTGCTAGGCGCGGCGCTTGCCACTGCAGCAGCGACAGCGCTCTCGGCAGGCTACGCGGTCTACAGCTTCGCTACGGGGCGGCACGGCTACTACATAAGGCCAACAGACCTAGCCCCCGAGAAGAGCCTCCTGCCTACAATCCTCCGGGTCTCGGGGCCACTCGTAGCCCAGAGGCTCGGCACAAACCTCGGCTTCGTGTTCATGGTCAGGATAATATCCGGGCTATCGACACCAGTAGTGGCAGCCTACTCCATAGGCCAGGTGATACTGAACATAGACCATGTGATAGTAATGCCAATAGTGCGCGCAACCGGAATCGTGGTGGCTCAGAGCCTCGGAGCTGGCATGACACGGCGGAGCCGCCGCACAGTACTAGCAGGAGGCCTCATCATAGCCGGAGCGACCCTAGCCTACATAGCAGTGCTCCTAATCCTACGCGACCGGTTCATATCCCTCTTCACCAGCGACCCACAGGTAGCAGCCGCAGCAAGGAACATGCTAACAATATTCGCCCCAAGCATCATAGGCTTCAACATGTTCATGCTAGCAAACGTCGTGGCAAGGTCAAGCGGCCACACAGTATTCATGTCGCTCCTGGGCATAGCCAGGCTATGGCTGCTCCGTGTACCGCTATCCTGGCTACTAGCATACCGCCTAGGACTCGGCGACCGCGGGCTCTGGACAGGAATGGCGATAAGCAACTACGTGACCGGGGCAATAGCGCTAGCCTGGCTCGCGAAGAGAAACTGGGCCAAAGCAGTAATAGACAAGTCGGTCATAATGTCGGCGGGCATAGGCGGTAAGTAG
- a CDS encoding clostripain-related cysteine peptidase: protein MDNKHVLIPILAAILATLLSAILVDYMLYKSMEALSARVIGVEEANKDLRANVKETLQRLEEVTTRIDSINEKLANLESSIDTVNKNTQTSIKEIESSMEKALTSIKVELQKLAGSIGALKNQLEDLKENVSRLEESDKTLSTAVASLQQQLSKLEKQVASITDMLAMLQQEVTELGRQASFNTEKIADLEDRLSTIQSMLSSLSQEVAALRNTTASLAERIDKLNAVSTAANETVTMAGNETAAKTLKWLILVYMAADNNLEHYAIEDLNEMEEVGSTSDVAVVALIDRAKGFDESNGGWTSTRVYLVTRDNDPNTIGSKLLLDLGEQSTNDPRLLRWFVENMTARFPARHVLLVLWNHGAGILGGFAVDMDSRLGVKTMDVMEIANALRGLKVDIIGFDACLMGGYEVAYYLQHVGKIMVASADTEPLEGWPYKDILEYIASNPDASEAEVAASIVRLYGKSLAESGMPATLIALNLTALQSVNEGIAALSYYVYMQEDVWALARAMDAAVMYPLSDQYMLFLVGAAQYGYIDLYNTLVVAYQLATERTRTVIGQLIAALENAVIASYTNTDSPMVLGLSAMGRESLYSLTAEAYNKTLWEALATPWSSLVDKVDSILLQDYEPPRVSVETAETANGLEVRVRAESQDISGIYLEIRSTDNITLNIVPLTLDTSIGAGSEHIPLWLNGSVSSYMWSGSVYQLVSGGAAHPSTVVIDTATGLGIVPGVYRDTAMDYTALAVMFFNTSTGEPLYAVDAENTLLLELTDSSEFLPFVLTPMGWFHTSGYLPVSGLRLEPVEPDMLGIKLDMYLVAVDLAGNVAEELLYNMA from the coding sequence ATGGATAACAAACATGTGCTTATCCCTATACTTGCAGCCATTTTGGCAACACTCCTCTCAGCAATACTAGTAGACTATATGCTATACAAGAGCATGGAAGCACTTTCTGCACGCGTTATCGGCGTCGAAGAAGCAAATAAAGACCTCCGAGCCAATGTGAAGGAGACCCTCCAGAGGCTTGAAGAGGTAACAACGCGAATAGACTCTATTAACGAAAAGCTTGCTAACTTGGAGTCCAGTATAGACACCGTGAATAAGAACACGCAAACCTCGATAAAGGAGATAGAGAGTAGTATGGAGAAGGCATTAACAAGCATCAAGGTAGAGCTGCAAAAGCTAGCCGGCTCTATAGGAGCCCTAAAGAACCAGCTAGAAGATCTCAAAGAGAATGTGTCTAGGCTAGAAGAATCCGACAAGACGCTCTCCACGGCGGTCGCTAGCCTACAACAACAGCTCTCCAAGCTAGAGAAGCAAGTAGCCAGTATCACAGATATGCTGGCCATGCTGCAGCAAGAGGTCACAGAGCTAGGCAGACAAGCCAGCTTTAACACGGAGAAGATAGCTGATCTCGAAGACCGGCTCTCAACGATACAATCGATGCTATCTAGTCTCAGCCAGGAGGTAGCAGCTCTCAGAAACACCACAGCCAGCCTAGCAGAGCGCATAGATAAGCTCAACGCAGTGAGCACAGCGGCTAACGAGACCGTTACTATGGCTGGAAACGAGACGGCGGCGAAGACGCTAAAATGGCTCATACTGGTATACATGGCCGCTGATAACAATCTGGAGCACTACGCGATAGAAGACCTCAACGAGATGGAAGAGGTAGGCTCAACCAGCGACGTTGCAGTGGTAGCGCTTATCGACAGAGCCAAAGGCTTTGATGAAAGCAATGGTGGCTGGACCAGTACCCGCGTATACCTCGTCACGAGAGACAATGACCCAAACACAATAGGCTCAAAGCTACTCCTAGACCTAGGCGAGCAGAGCACCAACGACCCACGTCTACTCAGGTGGTTCGTAGAAAACATGACGGCAAGGTTCCCGGCTAGGCACGTCCTACTGGTGCTCTGGAACCACGGCGCCGGGATCCTAGGTGGATTCGCAGTCGACATGGATTCCAGGCTCGGCGTCAAGACCATGGATGTGATGGAGATAGCTAACGCGCTCCGCGGCCTCAAGGTGGACATTATAGGGTTTGATGCGTGCCTCATGGGAGGCTACGAGGTGGCTTACTACCTGCAGCACGTAGGCAAGATAATGGTAGCCTCTGCCGACACTGAGCCGCTAGAGGGCTGGCCCTACAAGGACATACTAGAGTACATAGCAAGCAACCCTGACGCGAGCGAGGCCGAGGTTGCAGCAAGCATAGTACGGCTCTACGGCAAGAGCCTGGCAGAATCAGGTATGCCGGCTACCCTCATCGCACTAAACCTTACGGCTTTGCAGTCGGTGAACGAGGGGATAGCAGCGCTATCGTACTACGTCTACATGCAGGAGGATGTATGGGCTCTAGCCCGCGCCATGGATGCAGCCGTGATGTACCCTCTCTCCGACCAGTACATGCTGTTCCTGGTGGGCGCTGCACAGTACGGCTACATAGACCTATACAACACGCTCGTTGTCGCTTACCAGCTAGCAACAGAGCGCACAAGGACAGTAATAGGGCAGCTAATAGCGGCTCTGGAGAATGCAGTAATAGCAAGCTACACTAACACGGACTCGCCCATGGTGCTCGGCCTCTCCGCCATGGGGCGTGAGTCGCTATACTCGCTCACCGCTGAAGCCTACAATAAGACCTTGTGGGAGGCCCTCGCTACCCCATGGAGCAGCCTAGTAGACAAAGTAGACTCTATACTGCTACAGGACTATGAGCCACCCCGCGTCTCCGTGGAGACGGCTGAGACCGCTAACGGGCTAGAAGTACGCGTTAGGGCGGAGTCGCAGGACATATCCGGCATATACCTCGAGATACGCAGCACCGACAACATTACGCTTAACATAGTACCGCTTACACTAGACACAAGTATAGGAGCCGGAAGCGAGCATATACCATTATGGCTCAATGGCTCCGTGTCGAGCTACATGTGGAGTGGTTCTGTATACCAGCTGGTATCCGGGGGTGCGGCCCACCCGTCGACAGTAGTGATCGACACAGCCACCGGGCTAGGCATAGTACCCGGCGTGTACCGCGACACAGCCATGGACTACACGGCGCTGGCAGTCATGTTCTTCAACACGTCTACGGGAGAACCGCTGTATGCCGTGGACGCTGAGAACACGCTACTCCTAGAGTTGACGGACTCCTCTGAGTTCCTACCATTCGTGCTGACGCCCATGGGGTGGTTCCATACAAGCGGTTACCTGCCGGTGAGTGGGCTCCGCCTGGAACCAGTAGAACCAGACATGCTGGGCATCAAGCTCGACATGTACCTTGTAGCCGTGGATCTCGCAGGCAACGTGGCTGAGGAGCTGCTGTACAACATGGCGTAG
- a CDS encoding HAD-IB family phosphatase translates to MHEPSRCRIRLVAFDVDGVILPIRSSWGYIHERAGTTRESELNYRLFMEGKIGYWEWMFLDTLAWIEAMPGITRWDLEELFSSVPINRDAYEAVRILREAGIESALVSGGVDVVVSRVARELGIKYWVSPALAFDPWGRLVPGGEPRLEADRKDRAVLSLARKLGYSMREVAFVGDSRWDLRGMREACLAIAVNPHDNHVVEEADYVAEDLLDAAYFILEHSYTWKRNG, encoded by the coding sequence TTGCACGAGCCCAGTAGGTGCCGGATAAGGCTCGTAGCCTTCGACGTGGACGGGGTCATACTGCCTATACGCAGCAGCTGGGGCTACATACACGAGCGCGCCGGCACGACCAGAGAGAGCGAGCTGAACTACCGCCTCTTCATGGAGGGCAAGATAGGCTACTGGGAGTGGATGTTCCTCGACACGCTCGCGTGGATAGAGGCTATGCCCGGTATAACCCGGTGGGACCTAGAGGAGCTCTTCTCCAGCGTACCCATAAACCGCGACGCCTACGAGGCTGTACGCATACTCAGGGAGGCCGGGATAGAATCCGCGCTAGTAAGCGGCGGGGTAGACGTCGTAGTGTCTCGCGTCGCACGGGAGCTCGGCATAAAGTACTGGGTCTCGCCTGCGCTAGCCTTCGACCCCTGGGGCCGCCTCGTCCCCGGAGGCGAGCCGCGGCTAGAGGCCGACCGCAAGGACCGCGCCGTACTGTCCCTAGCCCGTAAGCTCGGCTACAGTATGAGGGAGGTAGCCTTCGTCGGCGATAGCCGCTGGGACCTACGGGGCATGAGGGAGGCCTGCCTAGCCATAGCCGTGAACCCGCACGACAACCACGTGGTCGAGGAGGCAGACTACGTGGCAGAAGACCTGCTCGACGCAGCCTACTTCATACTAGAGCACTCCTACACGTGGAAGAGAAACGGCTGA
- a CDS encoding CDGSH iron-sulfur domain-containing protein, whose product MARIIIYTRKAPVLVKDSRGVTVAAICMCGLSKKYPYCDGSHIKTQDEEEGKIYIYDAQGTRIGEIPEEKAKKLLGTENPRTV is encoded by the coding sequence TTGGCCCGTATAATTATATACACGCGCAAGGCCCCAGTCCTCGTAAAGGATAGCCGCGGGGTAACAGTCGCAGCCATCTGTATGTGCGGGCTCAGCAAGAAATACCCATACTGCGACGGCAGCCACATAAAGACACAGGACGAGGAAGAAGGCAAGATCTACATATACGATGCACAGGGAACCCGCATAGGCGAGATACCCGAGGAAAAAGCCAAGAAGCTGCTAGGAACAGAGAACCCCCGCACGGTTTAG
- a CDS encoding 16S rRNA methyltransferase has product MTQQRLKLVLLESPLELVPRELWSHPQVASTARKYGAKPGEMLLDKRLHYHAMASLPQKWKRGRPDIVYITLMLLIDSLLNLKGHLELYIHVYDGRVFAVHPELRPPRHYEGFKRIMSQLLAYNKVPPGADKPLLWLEANSLKEFVDRHGRIILLWEHGKPATPDTVVADALESGLPLGIGMFPRGDFRKTTLRKTARAYSLAQGSPLKSWTVAHLLLCAAEKRLQLL; this is encoded by the coding sequence TTGACCCAGCAGCGGCTAAAGCTGGTACTCCTCGAATCACCGCTCGAGCTCGTGCCGAGAGAGCTATGGAGCCACCCCCAGGTAGCCTCGACAGCCAGGAAGTACGGAGCCAAGCCAGGCGAGATGCTCCTCGACAAGAGGCTACACTACCACGCCATGGCCAGCCTCCCGCAGAAGTGGAAGAGAGGACGCCCAGACATAGTATACATAACACTAATGCTGCTCATAGACTCGCTACTCAACCTCAAAGGCCACCTAGAGCTCTACATACACGTATACGACGGGCGCGTATTCGCCGTACACCCAGAGCTACGCCCACCAAGACACTACGAAGGCTTTAAGAGGATCATGTCCCAGCTACTAGCCTACAACAAGGTACCACCCGGCGCAGACAAGCCACTCCTATGGCTCGAAGCCAACAGCCTAAAGGAATTCGTAGACCGGCACGGCCGGATCATACTGCTATGGGAGCACGGCAAGCCAGCAACACCAGACACCGTGGTTGCGGACGCGCTCGAGTCTGGGCTCCCACTGGGCATCGGTATGTTCCCCCGAGGAGACTTCAGGAAAACCACGCTAAGGAAGACGGCAAGAGCCTACAGCCTCGCCCAGGGAAGCCCGCTAAAATCGTGGACGGTCGCGCACCTACTACTCTGCGCAGCCGAGAAACGGCTTCAACTCCTCTAG